Within Sphingomonas piscis, the genomic segment CCATCGCGTCCGCCTGATCAAGGACGTCGACGGCGTCTATGCGGAAGACCCGGCCAAGAACCCGAACACCCAGCGTTTCGCGCAGCTCGACTATGCACGCGCGACGCAGGCTAGCGCCGGCTTGATCCAGGAAAAGGCGATCCGCGCCGCCGAAGCTGGAGACGTGCTGATCGAGATCGCCAGCCTGGCGCAGGACGGCGAGACCGCCATCGCCAAGCTGCCGGTCAAGCTGGCACCGCGCCCCAAGAAGCCGAAGCTGCGCGTGGCACTGCTCGGCTGCGGCGCGGTCGGCGCGGGTGTTCTTGCCCATCTGAAGCATTGGAGCGACCGGTTCGACGTCAATCCGGTGCTGGTCCGCCACCCGATGCGCTATGCCGATTCCGGCGACTTCACCAGCGAGCCGGATCATGCACTGGCGGGCGAGGTCGACATCGTCATCGACGTCCTGGTCGGCTCCGACTTCCCGGCGTCCCTGCTGGTGCCGGCGCTCAAGTCGGGAACGCACGTCGTGAGTGCCAACAAGGCGGCGCTCGCCAACCATTATGACGAACTGCAGCAGGCGGCGCAGACCGGCGGCGCAATGCTGAACTTCTCGGCCGCTGTCGGCGGCGGAACACCGGTGATCGAGCGGTTACGCGCGCTGGAAGGCCGCGTCGCCAGGATCGAAGGCGTGATGAACGGCACCTGCAATTTTCTTCTCGACCGGCTGAGCGAAGGCTGGACGTTCGACGAAGCGCTCGCCCGAGCGCGTGAACTTGGCTTTGCCGAGGAAGATTCGTCCGCGGACGTCGACGGTCACGATGCCGTGGCCAAGCTGTCGCTCCTGATTCGGCAGGGCTTCGATGTTCCGATTGCGCTGGGCGACATCGGTCGGCAGTCGTTGCGAGAAATCGATCGCACCGCTCTGCTGGAGGCGAAAGCCAAGGGCCTGGTTCTGAAGCAGGTTGGCCGCTGCGAGTTGGTTGACGGCAAACCGGTCGCATCCGTGGCGCTGGAATATCTGCCCGCGGGTCATCCGCTCGCTGCCCCGCGCAACGAGGAAAATGCCTTTGTCGTCACTGAAAAGGACGGCAGGCGCCATTGCCTGCATGCCAAGGGCGCGGGCCGCTGGCCAACCGCGGCTGCCGTCTTCTCCGACGTGATGGACATCTACCGCGCAGTCGCCGCCCGCCAGACCGAAGCGCCGAGCGTGGCGACCCTGCGAATGAGCGCCTGAGGAGAACCGACGATGTTGGACCAGGCCATCGCATCCGCACCCGCCAGCATCGGCAATGTCGCCGTGGGCTTCGACATTATGGGCCAAGCTTTTCCGGCTGCCCACGACACAGTGGTCGCGACGCGTGAAAGCGAGCCCGGAGTGAGGCTTGGCAAGGTGAGTGGGCTGGTCTCCTCGCTTCCGGAGGAAGTGGATCGCAACACGGCACTGGCGGCTGCTTCCGCCTTGCTGGACGCAGTGGGCAACCCCTTCGGGGTCCGACTGGACGTCGACAAAGGCGTGCCCATGTCGGCGGGCATGGGCGGCTCGGCAGCCTCGGCGGTTGCCGCAGCGGCGGCGGTGAATGCCCTGCTTCCAAACCCGTTCAGCACCGAGGAATTGCTGCCGTTCACCCTGGAAGGCGAGCGGGTCGCGTCCGATCCTGTGCACTGGGACAATGTCATGGCGAGCCTGTTGGGCGGCCTCGTGCTCGCCGCGCAGGAAACCCCGGCGAAGCTTGCTAAGCTGACAGTGCCGGACGGCGTCGTCACCATCATCCTCCATCCGTCGGTGAAGACGGAGACCAAGGCGGCGCGTGCAATTCTCCAGCGGGAAGTGCCGCTCAAGACCCTGATCGAGAACAGCCGCCGATTGGCCACCTTCGTTGCCGGTTGTGCAAGGGGCGATCTCGACCTCGTCCGCGCCGGTTTCGAAGACGTGCTGATCGAGCCGCAACGCAAGCACCTGTTGCCCTGCTTTGACGCGGTGAAGTCGGCGGCGCTCGACGCAGGGGCGCTCGGCTGCACATTCTCAGGCTCCGGGCCGTCGATGTTCGCCTGGGCGGAGGCGGGCAAGGCGGCCGCGGTGGAAGCAGCGATGGCCAAGGTATTCGACGAAGCCGGTCTCACCGCCAAGGCGTATCGATCGGCCAGCACCGAAGGCGTCACCGTTCAACCCGCGAAGGAAGCGGCATGAAGTTCCAGAGCACCCGCGGCGAGCATCAGGGGATTGAACTCGCCGACGCCATTCGCCTCGGCGCGGCGCCAGATGGCGGCCTGTTTCTGCCCGAAGGCATTCCCTTTGTCGGCGAGATCGACGGTGCGGACGATACGCCCGCGTTTGCAGAAGCGATGCTGCAGCCCTTCTTTGCCGGCAGCAGCCTGGAAGGCGAACTCGCATCTGCCTGCCGCCGCGCGTTTGCACAGCCGCTGCCGATTGCTCCGGTCGACAATGCGCGGCCGACGCTCCGTTCGCTTGAGCTGTTCCACGGCCCTACCGGTGCCTTCAAAGACTTCGGCGCGCAGTTCCTCTTCTCGTTGCTCGATACGATCGGCCAGCGCAGCGCGCCCTTGACCGTACTCGCAGCCACTTCAGGCGATACCGGCGCCGCAGTCGGCTGCGCTGCGGAAGGCCGGCTGGGCGCCAGCGCCGTGATCCTGTTTCCGGAGGGCCGCGTTTCCGCTTACCAGGCGAAGCAGATCAGCTGCTGGACCGCGCCCGTCCAAGCGCTGGAAGTCGAAGGTGACTTCGATGATTGCCAGCGGCTGGTGAAAGCCGCGTTCCAGGACCGTGCGCTGTCGGAGCGGCACAACCTCACCTCGGCCAATTCGATCAACATCGGCCGCCTGATGCCACAGATGGCCTACATCGCCGCAGCGGCAACGCGCACGTATCGAGAGACGGGAGAGAAGCCGGGCTTCATCATCCCGACCGGCAATCTCGGCCATGGCTTCGCCGCGCTTTACGCCCGCGCCATGGGTCTCCCCATTGGTCCGGTGATCCTAGTCACCAATGCCAACCCCGCCCTGTCGGAATGGCACAAGTCCGGCACCTACACGCCGCGCACCTCGCTTGCGACCATTGCCAATGCGATGGACGTCGGGGCGCCGAGCAATTTCGAGCGGCTTCAGTCGCTTAGCGATCAGCTGGGAACGTTCGGTGTCGAGCTGGTCGACGACGACGCCATCAAGGCGCGGATCGTCGCTGACTACCGCACTTCCGGCTACCTTTGGTGCCCGCACTCCGCCACTGCCGCCGAGGCGTTCGCGCGCCTGCCGGAAGCGGAGCAAAAGGCACGGCCGTGGCTCGCATGCGCCACTGCACACCCATACAAGTTCGCCGACGTAGTCGAACCGTTGGTAGGCGTATCCGTAACGCCCACCCCGGCGCTCGCTGCGATCGACCATCGCTCCAGCCGCGCCGTACCGATGCGCGCCAGCCTCGATGAGCTGGCCCGCTTTCTCGGCACCAACGACATTCAGGAAGACGCGGCATGATTGAGCAATCGTATGAAGATCGGGACGGATGGATTTGGCTGGACGGCACGCTCGTCCCGTGGCGGGAGGCACAACTCCACGTTCTGTCTCATAGCATGCATTATGGCGGCGCCGCATTCGAGGGTCAGCGCGCCTACGACGGCGTCATCTTCAAGCTCGACGAGCATACGCGCCGGCTGAAGCAGAGCGCCGAACTTCTTGGCTACACCATCCCGTGGACCGATGAGGAGATCAACGCCGCCTGCAACCAGGTGGTCGCCGCCAACGGCCTCAGTGACGCTTACGTCCGACCAATCGCCTGGCGAGGTGCCGAAAAGCTTGCCGTGTCGGCACCGCAGGCCAAGGTCCACCTGGCGGTCGGCGCCTGGACGTGGGGCGCCTATTTCGGGGAAGAGGCCCTGCGCAAGGGCGCCAAGGTCGACATCTCCGATTATCGCCGACCCGCCCCCTTCACGGCGCCGGTGCATTCGAAATCGTCGGGCCTCTACATGATCTGCACCATTGCCAAGAACCGGGCAGAGGCGAAGGGCTGCAGCGAAGCCATGATGCTCGACTGGCGCGGCCAGGTCGCCGAGGCGACCAGCGCCAACATCTTCTTCGTGCGGGACGGTGAGCTGTTCACGCCGACCCCGGACTGCTTCCTCGACGGAATTACGCGCCGCACGGTGATCGGCCTTGCCGAGCAGCGGGGGCTGACCGTCAACGAGCGCGCAATCTGGCCCGAGGAACTCGAAAGCTTCCAGCAATGCTTCCTCACCGGCAGCGCCGCCGAGGTGACGCCCGTGGCGGAGATCGGGTCGTGGCGCTTCGAGGTCGGTGACCTCACCCGCCAACTCGCCCGTGATTACCAGTCGCTGGTGCGCAGCGGATCCCGGGCGGAGCTGTCGAACGCGGCTTAGCTTCGCATCGTCCCGTTCGGATTGAGCCGGACCGTCCGGCCGGTTCTTGCCGACGCGTAGATTGCTTCAATCAGCCTCATGTCACGGAGACCCATTTCGCCCGGAGTACGGATGCCTTTGCCGTCGCGGATCGCATCGGCAAAATGGTCGAGTTGTCCGGCAAATTGGCGAGTGGGATTGCCGGGGTTGAAGTCCCGCCGGTCGCGGCCGCTTTCCAGCACCATCTTCTGCCCCGAATAGCTGGTCGCCGGATCCATGATCAGCGCGCCGGTCGTGCCGCGCACATGGGCGAAATTGGTGCCTGCGGAGTCGTAGGAGGTGGCGAGTTGCGCTACCGCACCTGACGGAAATCGCCAGTGCGACGAGACATGGGCGAAGACCTCGGCGAAGCGCGGGTCTCCGGCTGGGCGGAAAGTGCTGGCGCTGATGCTCTCCGGCATTTCGCCAGACAGATAGAGCGCCGACTGCAAGCCGTAGAGGCCGTAATCCTCGAGCGGTCCACCGCCGGCAAGGGCCCGGCTAACGCGCCAGTTCTCGGCCGCGGTGGTCGGTGGCAGGCGGTAGCTTTGCTCCGTTCGGATCAGGCGCAACTGACCGACTGCCTTGTCGCGCATCAATTGCATTGCTTGCAAATTGAACGGCTCAAAATGCGAGCGGTAGGCGATCATGAGTTTCTTGTTCGCGCGTTTGCCCGCAGCGATCATCGCGGCGCACTCGGCGCTGGAGAGTGCCATCGGCTTTTCGCACAGGACATGCTTGCCTGCGGCGAAGGCACGGATGGCGAAGTCGGCGTGAAGCCCGGTAGGAACAACGATGTAGACGGCGTCGATCCTTCGGTCCGCAGCGATCCTGTCGAAGGTGTCGTAGGAGTAGCGCGCATCGGCCGGCACGCCATACGCGTCGCCGACCTTGGCGAGCTTGTCGGGATTTCCTGACACCAAGGCGGCGATGTGCGAACGCTCCGACTCGGCAAAGCGCGGCATCATCTGGTTGAGTGCATATCCGCCGAGGCCGACGATGGCGTAACCGACGCTATCCGCACGCTTCTTCTTGGAAGTCGTTTCGGGGAGATCGAGATTGCCGCGGAGGGGCTGTCCCGCTGCGCGCGGACGCACGCCTACCTGAGCGCTCGCTCCTTCAGATACGCCGACCAGAGCAGCCGAGGCCAAGGCGGCCCCGCCAGCAATTACAACGTCACGCCGTGTTGGATCGCGAAAGCCCATCATCACCTCCCATCTCGTCGGGATTGTTGTGCCACTATGACGTCAACGCGACCAGAGCCCTTGTTGCAGTCGGCAGCTCCTTGGACCGGCTTAAGACAGGCCTTCAATCACCCCTTCTTCCGTAAGGCGAATGTGTTCGGCGGCCGCGTGTCGCGGAAGGCCGGGCATGGTCATGATCTCACCGCACAGCGCCACGATGAAACCGGCGCCGGCCGCCAGCCGCACCTCGCGGACGTTGACGACGTGCCCCGTTGGCGCGCCCTTCAGGTTGGGGTCCGTCGAAAAGCTGTACTGCGTCTTGGCAATGCAGATCGGAAGGTGCCCGAGACCCGCCGCTTCCCACTGCTTCAGCTGTTGGTGGATACTGGGATCTGCAACCGCTTCCTCCGCGCGGTAAATGCGCGTCGCGATGGTGTTGATCTTCTCGAATAGCGGCAGGTCGTCGTCGTACAGCGTCGTGAACTGGGCCGACTGCTTGTCGCTAAGGTCCGCAACTGCCTGCGCCAGGTCAACGGCCCCTTGTCCGCCTTCGGCCCAGTGGCGGCAGACATAGGCCTCCGATCCGTGCGCGCGTGAAACGTCGCGGATGACGTCCACTTCCGCATCGTCGTCGCCGCTGAAATGATTGATTGCGACCACCACCGGGACGCCGAATTGCCGTAGGTTCTCGATATGGCGGACGAGGTTGACCGAGCCGCGCCGCACCGCGTCGACATCGGCAATATTGAGATCGTTCTTGTCGATTCCTCCGTTGAGCTTGAGCGCACGAACGGTCGCCACAAGCACGGCGGCGTCGGGTGACAGGCCCGACTGGCGGCATTTGATGTCGAAGAACTTTTCCGCGCCAAGGTCCGCGCCAAAGCCCGCTTCTGTGACGACGTAGTCGGCTTGTGACAAAGCGGTGCGGGTGGCGATCACCGAATTGCAGCCGTGGGCGATATTGCCGAACGGCCCGCCGTGGATCAGCACCGGATTATTCTCGATCGTCTGGACGAGGTTGGGGCGGATCGCGTCCTTCAGCAGCACCGCCATCGCGCCATCGGCTTTGAGATCGCCCGCCGTCACCGGCTTCTTGTCGCGCGTATAAGCGACGACGATCCGGCTGAGCCGTTGCTCCAAGTCCTGGAGGTCGTTGGCGAGACACAGGATCGCCATCACTTCGGACGCGACCGTAATGTCGAACCCACTCTCACGCGGATAGCCGTTGGTCGCGCCGCCGAGCGACTGGACAATGCCACGAAGCGCGCGATCGTTCATGTCCATGACCCGCCGCCACACCACCCGGCGGACGTCGATGCCGAGCGCGTTGCCCCAATAGATGTGGTTGTCGACCATCGCCGCAAGCAGGTTGTGCGCCGAGGTGATGGCATGGAAATCGCCGGTGAAATGAAGGTTGATGTCCTCCATCGGCACGACCTGAGCATAGCCGCCGCCGGTGGCACCGCCCTTCATCCCGAAGCAGGGACCTAGCGAGGGCTCGCGAAGGCAGAGGATGGTCTTCCGGCCGATCAGGTTCATCGCATCGGCCAACCCCACGCTGGTCGTGCTCTTGCCTTCGCCGGCGAGCGTCGGGCTGATGGCGGTAACGAGGATCAGCTTGCCGCGCTTTTCACCCGAAGGCGCGGCGGTGAGGTCCAGCTTGGCCTTGAAGCGGCCGTACGGCTCGACCGCCACTGCGGGGATTCCGATCTTCTCGGCCACTTCGTTCAGCGGGCGAAGCTTGGCCGCGCGCGCGATTTCCAGGTCCGTCACTCTCGCTCCTTAAAACTAGAGCAAGGGCGATATGCGGATTCCGCCGCCGCGTCAGCCGGGTTGAATATCGGAAAGGGATTGGGGACCGCGCACGAGGGGGAGTCTGACGCGGTCCCCAAAGGCGTCAGCGCAGGCCGCCACTCACGATCAGCCTCTCACCCGTCACCCAGCGGGCGTCGTCGGAAGCAAGAAACACTGCAACCGCCGCAATATCGTCCGGCTGGCCGGTTCTGCCGAGCGGTGTCTGGGCGACGATGCTCTGCTCGAACTCCGACCCGGTGAAACCCGAGGCTCGGGTGCCGTCGGTTTCCGTAAGGCCGGGCAGGATGGCGTTGACGCGGATCTTGCGTGGGGCAAGCTCATTGGCGAGCACGCCGGTGATGGCGTCGAGCGCCCCTTTAGTGCCGCTGTACACCGCCGAGTCGGCCGGCAGCAGGCTGGTCACGGTTGACGAGATGTTGATCACACTAGCACCCTCGGAAAGGTGCGGCGACGCCGCCTTCGTGGTGAGAAGCGGCCCGAGCACGTTGACGTCGAACTGGCGGCGGTAATCTTCCGCGGTCACCTCCTCGATCTTGGCCCAACCGTAGATGCCGCTGTTGTTGACCAGCACATCTAGGCGACCGAAATGATCGATGGCCGACTGGACGATCCCGGCGGCATCGGCTTCCTTGGAAACGTCGCCCTTCACTGCGACGGCCTTGCCGCCAGCCCCGATGATATCGCCGACGACGGCGTCCGCGCCTTCCTTGCTGGACGCGTAGTTGACGATGACGGACGCGCCCTCTGCAGCAAGCGCCCTGGCGATACCGGCGCCTATACCTTTCGATGCGCCAGTGACGACAGCGACTTTGCCTGACAATTTCGACATGTTCTTAGTCCTTCTTCGTGTCTCTCCGAGGGCAGCGGCATTGTCCGTGTCTTCGGTAGTTCGGGAATATGGAACTATTGAACCAGGCTTCAAGTCCCTCTATTTATTTTCATCATGCGGCCGCTTCTTCACCCATCAATCGATGAAATCCGACCGGAAGCGATCCTTCACGCGCTATCGGATCCCGTGCGCGCGACGATCTTTGCGCAGATCACGAAGCAGGGTTTCGTCCAGGCCTGTTCCAACCTCGCCTGCGTCGACGATCGGCAGATCCCCAAGTCGTCACTCTCTCAACACTTTAAGGTGCTGCGCGAGGCCGGCCTGATCCGCTCCGAGCGCCAGGGCGTGGAGATGCGCAACACTTCGCGCTGGGACGAGGTGAATGGGCGCTTCCCCGGTCTATTGGAGTCGATCGTGAAGGCTTACGGCAAAGTCGGCTGACCACCTCCCGCAGCGTTGGACTGAAGTGAGCTATCGCTTAGCTGAGGCAGTCACGCCAGCGTCGGTGTGTGGGATGGGGCGGATCGTGCCGTCCGGATTATAGTACATCGGCTCAATCCTGACCGCCCGCCGCCCAAGCGCGCCTTTCTCATCGCCGATGGTCAGCGAGGCGTCGTGGTAGAACATGTACCACTTGCCCTTGAACTCGGCGATGCCCGGATGGATGGTGAAGCTGTTCTTGCCTGACGCCATGATGTCGCCGCGAAAGGTCCAGGGCCCCGCAATCTTCGGCGCCGTGGCGTAGGCGATCCGCTCGTCCGGGCCCTGCTTCTTGTCTATCGAGGCGTAGGTCAGGTAATAGATGCCCTTGCGCTTGTGGATCCACGGGCCTTCTTCGAAGCGCGGGACGTTCATCTCGCGGATGGGGCCGTCCAGCTCGACCATGTTGGGCTTCAGCTTGGCAATATAGCATTTGGCATTGCCCCAGATCAGCCAGCTGGTGCCGTCACCTTCCGTCCACACGGTCGGGTCGATATCGTCCCAAGTGTGTGGCCCCTGCGGGGTCATCTGGTTGTAAACGAGGGCCGAGCCACGCGCGTCCTTGAACGGGCCAGTTGGGCTGTCCGAAACCGCAATCGCAATCGCCTTACCCGGGTGGGTCTTGTCGTGCTCGACGGCGGCGTAGAAGTAATATTTGCCGTTTTTGAACACCATCTGCGACGCCCAGGCGTCCTTGCTCGCCCACTTGAAGTCAGTCGCCTTCATGATCGGGCCGTGAAAGGTCCAGTGCCGCATGTCCGTGGTCGAGTAGGCCAGCCACTCGCGCATGTTGAACATCTCTTTGCCGCGCGCCTCGTCATGGCCGACGTATAGATAGAGACGGTTGCCGCGCACCAGCGGCGCCGGATCGGCAGTGAAGCGGTCGCGGATGATCGGATTGCTGCCTGGCGTGGACGGCCGCGCAGCGGCGGGCGTGGCCAGGGCGACGCCGGCGAGGGAAAGAACAGCGGCTCTGAACATCGACATTTGCCTTAGGCAGCAGCGCTTGTCACGGCGCCGTCGGATGCCGAGCCGACCAGCCGTGCATATTTGACGAAGGCCCCACGAACGTTCTGCCGAACCGGTGCAGGCGACGCTTCACGCGATGCAAGGTCCGCATCTGTCTCGATCTTCCGTCCTTCGACGTCGATGCGTACCAAGTCGCCCGTCTGCAGCTTAGCGATTGGGCCACCTTTCGCCATCTCGGGCGCGACGTGGCCGACCATGAAGCCGTAGGTGGCGCCGGAGAAGCGGCCGTCGGTGACCAACGCCACGCTGTCGCCAAGGCCTCGACCCTGGATTGCGGCCGTAATGGCAAGCATTTCGCGCATCCCAGGCCCACCGGCCGGCCCCTCGCCTCGGATGACGACGATATCACCCGGTTCGATCTGCCCGTGCGTCACGGCGTCGAAACAGGCTTCCTCGCCGTCGAAGACCTTTGCCGGGCCCTCGAAGAGCATTTTGTCGTGACCGGCCAGCTTTACCACGCAGCCGTCGGGCGCGAGGTTGCCGTAGAGCACGCCAAAGCCGCCGCGCGCCTTGATCGGCTTGTCGGCGGAGACGAGCACGTCCTGGCCCGGCGTCTCCTCGGCGTCGCGGAAATAGTCGAACAGCGACTTGCCCGTGACCGTCGGCGTATCGGTGATGAGTCCGGCTTCCATCAGCTTGCGGCCGAGCAAGGGTGTGCCGCCTGCAGCGGTCATGTGCGGCGCCATGTAGCGGCCGCCGGGCTTCAGGTCGGCAATCACCGGTGTCGCGCGCGACACTTCATCGAAGATGTCGATGTTGAACTGGTCCGGACCGATCCCCGCCTCGCGCGCAATTGCCAGCAGGTGGAGAACGAGGTTGGTCGAACCGGCCGTCGCCGTACCCGCCACCGCCGCGTTGCGGAGGCTCTCTGGCGTGATCAGACTGCGCGCATTGCGGCCTTCCTTCACGGCCTCAACCAGCCACTTGCCCGCCTCCGCCGCGGCATCGCCCTTGCGCGCGTCAACGGCGGGGATGTCGTTGAGACCCATCGGCGACAGACCAAGGAAGCTGAGCGCCAGTGCCATGGTGTTGGCAGTGAATTGGCCTCCGCACGCGCCGGCGCCGGGGCAAGCCGCTTTCTCGACCGCCTTCAGCCCTTCATCGTCCAGCTTGCCGGCGCTGTGGGCGCCCACTGCTTCGAACACGTCCTGGATGGTGAGGTCCTTGTCGCCGAGATGTCCCGGCATGATCGAACCGCCGTAAAGGACCACTGACGGCAGATCGAGCCGCGCCGCCGCCATCGCTGCGGCGGGGATGGTCTTGTCGCAGCCGACCAGGAACACGGCACCGTCCAGCATGTGGCCTTGCACCGCCAGCTCCGCGGAATCGGCGATCACCTCCCGGCTCATCAGCGAGGCGCGCATGCCTGGCGTGCCCATGGAGATACCGTCGGTGACCACGATCGTGTTGAAATCGACCGGGGTCCCACCGGCTTCCTCAATCCCGCGCCGCACGTGCTCCGCCAGAAAGCGCAGGTGCATGTTGCACGGCGTGACCGTCGACCAGGTGTTGATGATCGCCACCATCGGCTTCGCCATCTCCGCATCGCCATAGCCGGCGGCGCGAAGCATCGCGCGTGCGGGGGCCCGTGCCGGACCTTCGACGAGCGCACGAGAGGGAAGCTGGGAAGAGACGTCATTCTGTGGCATTTGGGATCCTGTCGGTTCGGACAAGTGCTGTGAAAAGCTCACGGCCCCCTACCCGAACCGGAATCGCATAGGCAATGCGGATTCCGCTTGCCGGGCAGCGCAGTTAAGCATAAGGGACTTTGCAAATGGGATCCCAAATGGGACCATTTAGAGAAGGGACAGAGGTCAGTGTCGGTCACGTCGAAAGACATGATGGTCATCAGCAACGCCGCGGCATTGTCGCGCGTAGCCCTTCTTCTTGACCTTATTAACGTCCGAGAGGGCGGGGTTTAGTTCTGGTAGCGGTCTAGGACCGGAATTCAGACCCCCCGCCCAGGACCGGACGGGGGTTTTCT encodes:
- a CDS encoding SDR family NAD(P)-dependent oxidoreductase, which produces MSKLSGKVAVVTGASKGIGAGIARALAAEGASVIVNYASSKEGADAVVGDIIGAGGKAVAVKGDVSKEADAAGIVQSAIDHFGRLDVLVNNSGIYGWAKIEEVTAEDYRRQFDVNVLGPLLTTKAASPHLSEGASVINISSTVTSLLPADSAVYSGTKGALDAITGVLANELAPRKIRVNAILPGLTETDGTRASGFTGSEFEQSIVAQTPLGRTGQPDDIAAVAVFLASDDARWVTGERLIVSGGLR
- a CDS encoding glycoside hydrolase family 43 protein, whose protein sequence is MFRAAVLSLAGVALATPAAARPSTPGSNPIIRDRFTADPAPLVRGNRLYLYVGHDEARGKEMFNMREWLAYSTTDMRHWTFHGPIMKATDFKWASKDAWASQMVFKNGKYYFYAAVEHDKTHPGKAIAIAVSDSPTGPFKDARGSALVYNQMTPQGPHTWDDIDPTVWTEGDGTSWLIWGNAKCYIAKLKPNMVELDGPIREMNVPRFEEGPWIHKRKGIYYLTYASIDKKQGPDERIAYATAPKIAGPWTFRGDIMASGKNSFTIHPGIAEFKGKWYMFYHDASLTIGDEKGALGRRAVRIEPMYYNPDGTIRPIPHTDAGVTASAKR
- a CDS encoding homoserine dehydrogenase, with translation MNDQQGNQGHAEAVRPPLSVLKFGSSVLAEEGDYPAVALEIYRHVRDGEKVIAVVSALAGETDRLLSQAERVGGADMDALTARLARVGELESAALMALAACRMGMRACTLDPNEMGLSATGAPLDSNLNDLDADYVWNKLANHDVVVVPGFTAMHDEHGVVTLGRGGTDLSAVFFADRLGAHRVRLIKDVDGVYAEDPAKNPNTQRFAQLDYARATQASAGLIQEKAIRAAEAGDVLIEIASLAQDGETAIAKLPVKLAPRPKKPKLRVALLGCGAVGAGVLAHLKHWSDRFDVNPVLVRHPMRYADSGDFTSEPDHALAGEVDIVIDVLVGSDFPASLLVPALKSGTHVVSANKAALANHYDELQQAAQTGGAMLNFSAAVGGGTPVIERLRALEGRVARIEGVMNGTCNFLLDRLSEGWTFDEALARARELGFAEEDSSADVDGHDAVAKLSLLIRQGFDVPIALGDIGRQSLREIDRTALLEAKAKGLVLKQVGRCELVDGKPVASVALEYLPAGHPLAAPRNEENAFVVTEKDGRRHCLHAKGAGRWPTAAAVFSDVMDIYRAVAARQTEAPSVATLRMSA
- a CDS encoding homoserine kinase, whose protein sequence is MLDQAIASAPASIGNVAVGFDIMGQAFPAAHDTVVATRESEPGVRLGKVSGLVSSLPEEVDRNTALAAASALLDAVGNPFGVRLDVDKGVPMSAGMGGSAASAVAAAAAVNALLPNPFSTEELLPFTLEGERVASDPVHWDNVMASLLGGLVLAAQETPAKLAKLTVPDGVVTIILHPSVKTETKAARAILQREVPLKTLIENSRRLATFVAGCARGDLDLVRAGFEDVLIEPQRKHLLPCFDAVKSAALDAGALGCTFSGSGPSMFAWAEAGKAAAVEAAMAKVFDEAGLTAKAYRSASTEGVTVQPAKEAA
- a CDS encoding branched-chain amino acid aminotransferase, giving the protein MIEQSYEDRDGWIWLDGTLVPWREAQLHVLSHSMHYGGAAFEGQRAYDGVIFKLDEHTRRLKQSAELLGYTIPWTDEEINAACNQVVAANGLSDAYVRPIAWRGAEKLAVSAPQAKVHLAVGAWTWGAYFGEEALRKGAKVDISDYRRPAPFTAPVHSKSSGLYMICTIAKNRAEAKGCSEAMMLDWRGQVAEATSANIFFVRDGELFTPTPDCFLDGITRRTVIGLAEQRGLTVNERAIWPEELESFQQCFLTGSAAEVTPVAEIGSWRFEVGDLTRQLARDYQSLVRSGSRAELSNAA
- a CDS encoding formate--tetrahydrofolate ligase, translating into MTDLEIARAAKLRPLNEVAEKIGIPAVAVEPYGRFKAKLDLTAAPSGEKRGKLILVTAISPTLAGEGKSTTSVGLADAMNLIGRKTILCLREPSLGPCFGMKGGATGGGYAQVVPMEDINLHFTGDFHAITSAHNLLAAMVDNHIYWGNALGIDVRRVVWRRVMDMNDRALRGIVQSLGGATNGYPRESGFDITVASEVMAILCLANDLQDLEQRLSRIVVAYTRDKKPVTAGDLKADGAMAVLLKDAIRPNLVQTIENNPVLIHGGPFGNIAHGCNSVIATRTALSQADYVVTEAGFGADLGAEKFFDIKCRQSGLSPDAAVLVATVRALKLNGGIDKNDLNIADVDAVRRGSVNLVRHIENLRQFGVPVVVAINHFSGDDDAEVDVIRDVSRAHGSEAYVCRHWAEGGQGAVDLAQAVADLSDKQSAQFTTLYDDDLPLFEKINTIATRIYRAEEAVADPSIHQQLKQWEAAGLGHLPICIAKTQYSFSTDPNLKGAPTGHVVNVREVRLAAGAGFIVALCGEIMTMPGLPRHAAAEHIRLTEEGVIEGLS
- a CDS encoding Gfo/Idh/MocA family protein, which gives rise to MRPRAAGQPLRGNLDLPETTSKKKRADSVGYAIVGLGGYALNQMMPRFAESERSHIAALVSGNPDKLAKVGDAYGVPADARYSYDTFDRIAADRRIDAVYIVVPTGLHADFAIRAFAAGKHVLCEKPMALSSAECAAMIAAGKRANKKLMIAYRSHFEPFNLQAMQLMRDKAVGQLRLIRTEQSYRLPPTTAAENWRVSRALAGGGPLEDYGLYGLQSALYLSGEMPESISASTFRPAGDPRFAEVFAHVSSHWRFPSGAVAQLATSYDSAGTNFAHVRGTTGALIMDPATSYSGQKMVLESGRDRRDFNPGNPTRQFAGQLDHFADAIRDGKGIRTPGEMGLRDMRLIEAIYASARTGRTVRLNPNGTMRS
- a CDS encoding ArsR/SmtB family transcription factor, with translation MRPLLHPSIDEIRPEAILHALSDPVRATIFAQITKQGFVQACSNLACVDDRQIPKSSLSQHFKVLREAGLIRSERQGVEMRNTSRWDEVNGRFPGLLESIVKAYGKVG
- the thrC gene encoding threonine synthase, coding for MKFQSTRGEHQGIELADAIRLGAAPDGGLFLPEGIPFVGEIDGADDTPAFAEAMLQPFFAGSSLEGELASACRRAFAQPLPIAPVDNARPTLRSLELFHGPTGAFKDFGAQFLFSLLDTIGQRSAPLTVLAATSGDTGAAVGCAAEGRLGASAVILFPEGRVSAYQAKQISCWTAPVQALEVEGDFDDCQRLVKAAFQDRALSERHNLTSANSINIGRLMPQMAYIAAAATRTYRETGEKPGFIIPTGNLGHGFAALYARAMGLPIGPVILVTNANPALSEWHKSGTYTPRTSLATIANAMDVGAPSNFERLQSLSDQLGTFGVELVDDDAIKARIVADYRTSGYLWCPHSATAAEAFARLPEAEQKARPWLACATAHPYKFADVVEPLVGVSVTPTPALAAIDHRSSRAVPMRASLDELARFLGTNDIQEDAA